The following coding sequences lie in one Streptomyces venezuelae genomic window:
- a CDS encoding LacI family DNA-binding transcriptional regulator: MPAPHDGRARAPRDAHRGQPTLRDVAERAGVSAMTASRVLRDDPRVLPTTRARVRAAADALGYRPNEVARSLRLGRGTGLVGLVVTNLANPFYSRLALGVDSVVGEHRLKTVIGNTGQDLDAERELVADLVARRVDGIIAVPAGADQRHLATAVADGVPVVLASRPPEGFAADCVLVDDFGGARAATARLLERGHRRIGFLGSPPAVHTGTERLRGYAAALAEAGLAVDARLVRQGQTEPRQATRAAAELLALPEPPTALFCSNNRNTIGAFRAIRDAGAGSGGGAGVALAGFDDFELADALGLPLTLVAYDSDELGRAAGRLLADRLHDPAAPTEPRQIVVPTSLVEYGR; the protein is encoded by the coding sequence ATGCCCGCACCGCACGACGGCCGTGCCCGCGCTCCGCGCGACGCGCATCGCGGGCAGCCCACCCTCCGGGACGTCGCCGAGCGGGCCGGGGTCAGTGCCATGACGGCGTCGCGGGTGCTGCGGGACGATCCGCGGGTTCTGCCGACCACCCGCGCGCGAGTTCGGGCCGCCGCCGACGCGCTCGGGTACCGGCCCAACGAGGTCGCCCGCAGCCTCCGGCTCGGCCGCGGCACCGGGCTCGTCGGGCTCGTCGTGACCAACCTCGCCAACCCCTTCTACTCACGCCTCGCGCTCGGCGTCGACTCCGTGGTAGGTGAGCACCGCCTGAAGACCGTCATCGGCAACACCGGCCAGGACCTCGACGCCGAGCGGGAACTCGTCGCCGACCTGGTGGCCCGCCGTGTCGACGGGATCATCGCCGTGCCCGCGGGCGCCGACCAGCGGCACCTCGCCACGGCCGTGGCCGACGGCGTGCCCGTCGTCCTCGCCAGCCGCCCGCCCGAGGGCTTCGCGGCGGACTGCGTCCTGGTCGACGACTTCGGCGGCGCCCGCGCCGCCACGGCCCGCCTCCTGGAGCGGGGTCACCGCCGCATCGGCTTCCTCGGCTCGCCGCCCGCCGTCCACACCGGCACCGAACGGCTCCGCGGGTACGCGGCGGCCCTCGCCGAGGCAGGACTCGCCGTCGACGCACGCCTCGTACGCCAGGGGCAGACCGAACCGCGGCAGGCCACGCGCGCCGCCGCCGAACTCCTCGCCCTGCCCGAGCCCCCGACCGCACTGTTCTGTTCCAACAACCGCAACACGATAGGGGCGTTCCGGGCGATACGGGACGCGGGTGCGGGGAGTGGTGGCGGTGCAGGTGTCGCCCTCGCCGGGTTCGACGACTTCGAACTCGCCGACGCGCTCGGCCTGCCCCTCACCCTCGTGGCGTACGACAGCGACGAACTCGGGCGCGCGGCGGGCCGGCTCCTCGCCGACCGGCTGCACGACCCGGCCGCGCCCACCGAACCACGTCAGATCGTGGTGCCGACCAGCCTGGTGGAGTACGGCAGGTGA
- a CDS encoding ROK family protein, with amino-acid sequence MRPVLELGGTHVTAALADPGTATVLRRVRETVRARGSAEHVLGALVRCAGELDAPAGEVWGVAVPGPFDHDKGIARFAGVGKFDDLYGVDVRAVLLDAVWPRPAHAVFLNDAHAFLLGEWRSGAARGHERCAGITLGTGVGSAFLVAGRARHEGPGIPPQGRIDLVETGGGPLEETVSRRAILAHYGGADAPVDPDLDVSDIADRARAGDRRARRVLDEAFTTLGAVLAPHLRDFGATVLVVGGAMSTSWDLLRPALRAGLRDTPVTLRPAALGEDAALVGAAAHAATVR; translated from the coding sequence ATGAGACCCGTCCTGGAACTCGGCGGCACACACGTCACCGCGGCGCTCGCGGACCCCGGAACGGCGACCGTGCTGCGCAGGGTGCGTGAGACGGTACGCGCGCGTGGCTCGGCCGAACACGTCCTCGGCGCGCTGGTGCGCTGCGCCGGGGAACTGGACGCGCCCGCCGGGGAGGTGTGGGGCGTCGCGGTCCCCGGCCCCTTCGACCACGACAAGGGCATCGCCCGCTTCGCCGGTGTCGGGAAGTTCGACGACCTGTACGGCGTCGACGTACGCGCGGTCCTGCTCGACGCGGTGTGGCCGCGCCCCGCCCACGCGGTCTTCCTCAACGACGCGCACGCCTTCCTCCTGGGCGAGTGGCGCTCGGGCGCGGCGCGCGGCCACGAACGCTGCGCGGGCATCACCCTCGGCACGGGCGTGGGCTCGGCCTTCCTGGTGGCGGGCCGCGCCCGGCACGAGGGCCCCGGCATACCCCCGCAGGGCCGCATCGACCTCGTGGAGACGGGCGGCGGACCTCTGGAGGAAACAGTGTCGCGCCGCGCGATCCTGGCCCACTACGGTGGCGCGGACGCACCCGTCGACCCCGACCTGGACGTGAGCGACATCGCGGACCGGGCGCGGGCCGGGGACCGGCGAGCACGACGCGTCCTCGACGAGGCGTTCACGACCCTCGGCGCGGTACTCGCCCCGCACCTGCGCGACTTCGGGGCGACCGTGCTCGTCGTCGGCGGCGCGATGTCGACGTCATGGGACCTCCTGCGCCCCGCACTCCGCGCCGGCCTGAGAGATACTCCGGTCACGCTCCGCCCCGCGGCCCTCGGCGAGGACGCGGCCCTGGTCGGAGCGGCGGCACACGCGGCGACGGTGCGCTGA
- a CDS encoding class I mannose-6-phosphate isomerase, protein MYRLDPRYPPAPGAVLATGWQAVAARLPTGPATVAVDGPPTAAWDDLAARLTDELTARGTAVRTLDLRAHHAPPAEVRRRTESAADTEDPYYAKLAQGVLRDLFDDLPRPRPPKGRDVLLVHGPGASLLPHDLLWYADLPKRHAEAAVATGTGRNLGLPDDPGTLRRLFYIDWPILDRHRDALAPRLDAWLDVQDPQRPTYIDGTGLRATLSGLARRPVRTRPYFNSTPWGGHWAQDRLGFDPTTRNTALGYELIAPEAGVLIGTHAGQQAEVPFQLLCVLHPEAMLGPPVAARFGTSFPIRFDYLDTLGGGNLSVHCHPKARYMKERFGWSYTQHETYYMAVGGPDTRVFLGLREDVDLDLFRKEIEEAAHDGVPMDPEDHVMTFPAEQGRLFLIPAGTPHASGAGNVVLEISATPYLYSLRFYDWLRPDADGRPRQLPYEHGLANLETVRRGDAVAQDLVQEPRVLREGPGRREELLGALDEMFFEVRRHALDVGAEADDDTADRFHVLNVVEGEGVALHTAAGERHMLYRSETLTVPAAVGPYRLAAIGESPVKVVKALVRAERGGRTGSRGTGSRGTGSRGTI, encoded by the coding sequence GTGTACCGGCTCGACCCGCGCTACCCGCCCGCGCCCGGGGCCGTCCTCGCCACCGGCTGGCAGGCCGTCGCCGCGCGCCTGCCCACGGGCCCCGCCACCGTCGCCGTGGACGGCCCGCCGACCGCCGCCTGGGACGACCTCGCCGCACGGCTCACCGACGAGCTGACCGCACGCGGCACCGCCGTGCGCACCCTCGACCTGCGCGCCCACCACGCCCCGCCCGCCGAGGTGCGCCGCCGCACCGAATCCGCGGCGGACACCGAAGACCCCTACTACGCCAAGCTCGCGCAAGGGGTTCTGCGCGACCTCTTCGACGACCTTCCCCGGCCCCGGCCGCCGAAGGGCCGCGACGTGCTCCTCGTCCACGGTCCCGGCGCCTCGCTCCTCCCGCACGACCTGCTCTGGTACGCCGACCTGCCCAAACGGCACGCGGAGGCGGCCGTCGCCACCGGCACCGGCCGCAACCTGGGACTTCCGGACGACCCGGGAACCCTGCGACGGCTCTTCTACATCGACTGGCCCATCCTCGACCGCCACCGGGACGCCCTCGCGCCCCGCCTCGACGCATGGCTCGACGTGCAGGACCCGCAACGCCCCACGTACATCGACGGCACCGGTCTCCGCGCCACTCTCTCCGGCCTCGCCCGCCGGCCCGTGCGCACCCGGCCCTACTTCAACTCGACGCCCTGGGGCGGGCACTGGGCCCAGGACCGCCTCGGCTTCGACCCCACCACACGCAACACCGCGCTCGGCTACGAACTCATCGCTCCCGAGGCGGGCGTCCTCATCGGCACGCACGCCGGTCAACAGGCCGAAGTACCCTTCCAATTGCTGTGTGTCCTGCACCCCGAGGCGATGCTCGGTCCGCCGGTGGCCGCCCGTTTCGGCACCTCCTTCCCGATCCGCTTCGACTACCTCGACACGCTGGGCGGCGGCAACCTGTCCGTGCACTGCCACCCCAAGGCGCGGTACATGAAGGAGCGGTTCGGCTGGTCCTACACCCAGCACGAGACGTACTACATGGCCGTCGGCGGCCCGGACACCCGCGTCTTCCTCGGCCTGCGCGAGGACGTCGACCTCGACCTCTTCCGCAAGGAGATCGAGGAAGCCGCGCACGACGGGGTGCCGATGGACCCCGAGGACCACGTCATGACGTTCCCCGCCGAACAGGGCCGGCTCTTCCTGATCCCGGCGGGCACGCCGCACGCCTCCGGCGCGGGGAACGTCGTCCTGGAGATCAGCGCCACGCCGTACCTCTACTCCCTGCGCTTCTACGACTGGCTGCGCCCCGACGCCGACGGCCGACCCCGGCAACTCCCGTACGAGCACGGTCTCGCCAACCTGGAGACCGTCCGCCGCGGCGACGCCGTCGCACAGGACCTGGTCCAGGAACCGCGCGTCCTGCGTGAGGGCCCGGGCCGGCGCGAGGAACTCCTGGGCGCGCTGGACGAGATGTTCTTCGAGGTGCGGCGGCACGCCCTCGACGTGGGCGCCGAAGCCGACGACGACACGGCCGACCGCTTCCACGTCCTCAACGTGGTGGAGGGCGAAGGCGTCGCGCTGCACACGGCGGCGGGGGAGCGGCACATGCTGTACCGCTCGGAGACGCTGACGGTGCCCGCGGCGGTCGGGCCCTACCGCCTGGCCGCGATCGGCGAGTCCCCGGTGAAGGTCGTCAAGGCGCTGGTCCGCGCGGAGCGGGGCGGGCGGACCGGCTCGCGAGGAACCGGCTCGCGGGGAACCGGCTCCCGGGGAACCATATGA
- a CDS encoding glycoside hydrolase family 38 C-terminal domain-containing protein, protein MTTRALVRTTDWDDDRIRASLRADVVSAEGTLADGTALRLTEEPLMRYADDGTLLQSLRVATVNGTAPPGELSVRTESGAALRCERVAGPGRSVRLLLPAVDAPARVTIGLPDTRDGIDVRLTPQRRWTLHLVHHSHLDIGYTDPQGQVLAEHLSFLDSCLELTRATDDWPAASQFRWCVESLWSFQQWADARPAEQVEEFVRRVREGRIELTALPFNLHTETCSTDELHELLRLARTVRDAHGVDFTSAMQTDVPGAVVGLVDALAAAGVTYLSVAHNWAGRSVPHLVGGEKLPRLFRWRAPSGNSVLVWVTDTPHGLAYMEGPLLGFDTDYADVDDLLPAYLTSLATHPYPYRGGIFGWAMDHTEVKREPYPWDVLHLRVQGKFGDNAPPRRIIADTVRRWNDTWAFPRLRLSRNEDFFTDAEARLGGEIRTFEGDWTDWWVDGVGSGARPLSLARTAQSVVADAQTIGTFAALLGATGAEDDSRDAAGVYEAVSLFDEHTWGAGDPWTHGDEGGHSGEHQWHWKYGQAMRAHDDGNALLARASARLGQRLAAAPDAAATYHVVNTCSWPRTDVVRVFLPESTVPLEQRVTVRDARDGRRLPYEEQPQTNDDHRDAGRFLLVRLDDVPPAGTVRLDVIAVPDEPHESHESLEERRSSTVKTATGWNPTGGTEREDPADTAAEAHAHPDPTLLENEYFTVRVDLAHACVASITDRRTGRELVRQDAITGFNGYLHDSYTTAGAFNHNSSRTTASDRLEHLGARAVPPPAALIARRSTPTAESLTYETRPAGANRLRTTLTLRHGVPRLDIENRLDKDARLGKESAYFAFPFAFNDPVVRMEASGGVTGTGLPVVPGSALHMRAVRRWVTLGDDELTVAWSTQDAPLVQFGNIALPYAPFPKTMGHDEPATVFSWIHNNLWDTNFPAEQGFAFTYRYSLASGSGADGSCTSGSGAGGLGPQTAAAWSRPMRAVRARGSSDGAPDLPDAHSFVDIDDPRVRLVGATTPRPGRVLLRLQSFAEQPLTCRIRTRFPVAAAHRADYLGTASDRLPHADGETTLDVPTLGTTAVLFVRP, encoded by the coding sequence ATGACGACACGGGCTCTGGTCCGCACCACCGACTGGGACGACGACCGGATCCGCGCGAGCCTGCGCGCCGACGTCGTGAGCGCCGAGGGAACGCTCGCGGACGGCACCGCCCTGCGGCTCACCGAGGAACCCCTCATGCGGTACGCCGACGACGGCACGCTGCTCCAGTCCCTGCGGGTCGCGACCGTCAACGGCACCGCGCCACCGGGGGAGTTGAGCGTACGTACGGAGTCCGGCGCGGCCCTGCGCTGCGAGCGCGTCGCCGGGCCCGGCCGCTCCGTACGGCTGCTGCTGCCCGCCGTCGACGCACCGGCCCGCGTCACCATCGGCCTCCCCGACACACGGGACGGCATCGACGTACGTCTGACCCCGCAGCGCCGCTGGACCCTCCACCTCGTCCACCACTCCCACCTCGACATCGGCTACACCGACCCGCAGGGGCAGGTCCTCGCCGAGCACCTGTCGTTCCTCGACTCCTGCCTGGAACTCACCCGCGCGACCGACGACTGGCCCGCCGCGTCACAGTTCCGGTGGTGCGTCGAGTCGTTGTGGTCGTTCCAGCAGTGGGCCGACGCGCGTCCGGCCGAACAGGTCGAGGAGTTCGTACGACGGGTCCGCGAGGGACGCATCGAACTGACCGCGCTGCCGTTCAACCTGCACACCGAGACCTGCTCCACGGACGAACTGCACGAACTCCTGCGCCTCGCCCGCACCGTCCGCGACGCACACGGCGTCGACTTCACCTCCGCCATGCAGACCGACGTGCCCGGCGCGGTCGTCGGACTCGTCGACGCCCTCGCCGCTGCGGGCGTCACGTACCTGTCCGTGGCGCACAACTGGGCCGGACGCTCCGTCCCCCACCTGGTCGGCGGCGAGAAACTGCCCCGCCTCTTCCGGTGGCGCGCGCCGAGCGGCAACAGCGTCCTGGTGTGGGTCACCGACACCCCGCACGGCCTCGCCTACATGGAAGGCCCGCTCCTCGGCTTCGACACGGACTACGCGGACGTCGACGACCTGCTCCCCGCCTACCTGACCTCCCTCGCCACCCACCCCTACCCCTACCGCGGCGGCATCTTCGGCTGGGCCATGGACCACACCGAGGTCAAACGCGAGCCCTACCCGTGGGACGTCCTCCACCTGCGCGTCCAGGGCAAGTTCGGCGACAACGCGCCGCCCCGCCGCATCATCGCCGACACCGTCCGCCGCTGGAACGACACCTGGGCCTTCCCGCGACTGCGGCTCTCCCGCAACGAGGACTTCTTCACCGACGCCGAGGCCAGGCTCGGCGGCGAGATCCGCACCTTCGAGGGCGACTGGACCGACTGGTGGGTCGACGGGGTCGGCTCGGGGGCGCGCCCGCTGTCCCTGGCCAGGACCGCCCAGTCCGTGGTCGCCGACGCCCAGACCATCGGCACGTTCGCCGCCCTCCTCGGCGCCACGGGGGCCGAGGACGACAGCAGGGACGCCGCCGGGGTCTACGAGGCGGTGTCGCTCTTCGACGAGCACACCTGGGGCGCCGGCGACCCGTGGACCCACGGCGACGAGGGCGGCCACTCCGGGGAGCACCAGTGGCACTGGAAGTACGGGCAGGCGATGCGCGCCCACGACGACGGCAACGCGCTCCTCGCCCGTGCGAGCGCCCGACTCGGACAGCGGCTCGCCGCGGCGCCGGACGCGGCGGCCACGTATCACGTCGTCAACACCTGCTCATGGCCGCGCACCGACGTCGTCCGCGTCTTCCTGCCCGAAAGCACCGTGCCACTCGAACAGCGCGTCACCGTCCGCGACGCCCGCGACGGACGCCGCCTCCCCTACGAGGAGCAGCCGCAGACCAACGACGACCACCGCGACGCGGGCCGTTTCCTTCTCGTCCGCCTCGACGACGTGCCGCCCGCGGGGACGGTGCGCCTCGACGTCATCGCCGTGCCCGACGAGCCTCACGAGTCCCACGAGTCCCTTGAAGAACGGCGGAGCTCGACGGTGAAGACCGCCACCGGCTGGAACCCGACCGGCGGCACCGAACGCGAGGACCCCGCGGACACCGCGGCCGAAGCGCACGCGCACCCCGACCCCACCCTCCTGGAGAACGAGTACTTCACGGTCCGCGTCGACCTCGCGCACGCCTGCGTCGCCTCCATCACCGACAGGAGGACCGGCCGCGAACTCGTCCGCCAGGACGCCATCACCGGCTTCAACGGCTACCTCCACGACAGCTACACCACCGCGGGCGCCTTCAATCACAACTCCAGCCGCACCACCGCGTCCGACCGCCTCGAACACCTCGGCGCCCGTGCCGTCCCGCCGCCCGCCGCGCTCATCGCCCGCCGCTCCACGCCCACCGCGGAATCGCTCACCTACGAGACCCGCCCGGCGGGCGCCAACCGGCTGCGCACCACGCTCACGCTCCGGCACGGCGTGCCCCGCCTCGACATCGAGAACCGCCTGGACAAGGACGCCCGACTCGGCAAGGAGAGCGCCTATTTCGCGTTCCCCTTCGCTTTCAACGATCCGGTCGTCCGCATGGAGGCGTCGGGCGGCGTCACGGGCACCGGGCTGCCCGTCGTGCCCGGCTCCGCGCTGCACATGCGGGCGGTGCGGCGCTGGGTGACACTCGGCGACGACGAGCTGACGGTGGCCTGGTCGACGCAGGACGCGCCACTCGTCCAGTTCGGCAACATCGCCCTGCCCTACGCGCCGTTCCCGAAGACCATGGGCCACGACGAGCCCGCCACCGTCTTCTCCTGGATCCACAACAACCTGTGGGACACCAACTTCCCCGCCGAGCAGGGCTTCGCATTCACCTACCGCTACAGCCTGGCAAGCGGTTCCGGTGCCGACGGCTCCTGTACCAGCGGTTCCGGTGCCGGCGGCCTCGGGCCACAGACGGCCGCCGCCTGGAGCCGCCCGATGCGCGCCGTCCGAGCCCGGGGGAGCTCGGACGGCGCGCCGGACCTGCCCGACGCCCACTCCTTCGTCGACATCGACGACCCGCGCGTCCGGCTCGTCGGCGCCACGACACCGCGCCCCGGCCGCGTCCTGCTGCGCCTCCAGTCGTTCGCGGAACAGCCCCTGACCTGCCGTATCCGCACCCGCTTCCCGGTCGCCGCCGCGCACCGGGCGGACTACCTCGGCACCGCGTCCGACCGGCTGCCCCACGCGGACGGCGAGACGACCCTCGACGTGCCGACGCTCGGCACGACGGCGGTGCTCTTCGTACGTCCCTGA
- a CDS encoding carbohydrate ABC transporter permease, protein MGRTVRNVFVAGCVVLWLIPLYLLVVNALTPAAEYVGKPEWTVQGLGLWENVKTAWDVAGIGDSFQASLLYAVVCGLVAVLVAAMAAFAVVVLPIPRPAFWFWLIYSGTLFPLQMFLAPLFGLYADAGLYDTRIGLMLVYAAWAVPFAFFLVRNQMTTMSPELTEAALIDGASFGRIFWRIHVPLMRAGLGAAFIFQFTAVWNDLLLGITLSRSPDVQPVMAALTTLNNAYASTGPPVILAGALIVSVPTLLLFLVFRGLFLRGITASAR, encoded by the coding sequence ATGGGACGCACGGTGCGCAACGTCTTCGTCGCCGGATGCGTGGTGCTCTGGCTGATCCCGCTGTACCTGCTGGTCGTCAACGCCCTCACCCCGGCCGCCGAGTACGTGGGCAAACCCGAGTGGACCGTCCAGGGCCTCGGCCTGTGGGAGAACGTCAAGACCGCCTGGGACGTGGCGGGCATCGGCGACAGCTTCCAGGCCTCGCTGCTCTACGCCGTCGTGTGCGGCCTGGTCGCCGTCCTCGTGGCGGCCATGGCGGCGTTCGCCGTCGTCGTCCTGCCCATCCCCAGGCCCGCGTTCTGGTTCTGGCTGATCTACTCCGGCACGCTGTTCCCGCTGCAGATGTTCCTCGCGCCGCTCTTCGGCCTCTACGCCGACGCGGGCCTGTACGACACCAGGATCGGCCTGATGCTCGTGTACGCGGCATGGGCCGTGCCCTTCGCGTTCTTCCTCGTCCGCAACCAGATGACGACCATGTCGCCCGAGCTGACCGAGGCGGCGCTGATCGACGGCGCGTCGTTCGGGCGGATCTTCTGGCGCATCCACGTGCCGCTCATGAGGGCGGGGCTCGGCGCGGCCTTCATCTTCCAGTTCACCGCCGTCTGGAACGACCTCCTCCTCGGCATCACCCTCAGCCGCAGCCCCGACGTTCAGCCCGTCATGGCCGCCCTGACCACCCTCAACAACGCCTACGCGTCGACGGGACCGCCCGTCATCCTGGCCGGCGCGCTCATCGTGTCCGTGCCGACGCTGCTCCTCTTCCTGGTGTTCCGCGGCCTGTTCCTGCGCGGCATCACCGCATCCGCCCGCTGA
- a CDS encoding carbohydrate ABC transporter permease, whose translation MTGTATPAHGATKPVRVRRRVPTRTPHQAAKAGGGRLGGPLAALPWALPAFALVGVLLVYPFFRSVYGSLFEDNGFTSSYTGLDNYARLADDPVFGRSVLNTLMWVAGTLLLPVLAGLLIAVATHRMRFGGIAQLIIVLPFAISGAATAVLWNFMLTSDGAVNQVLRGVGLDSWAQTWLLEWPQNTLAMIVASTWQATGLNVVLFAIGLRAIPRETVEAAELDGASGWRMFRHITLPQLRAVTVVVVGMAIVNSLKAFDMIWILTKGGPSRSSETLALSMYRETFRLFHVGYGSAIALVLSAIVVASSWMYLRHQMPDTGTAKS comes from the coding sequence ATGACCGGAACCGCGACCCCGGCACACGGCGCGACGAAGCCCGTCCGTGTGCGCCGCAGGGTGCCCACGCGCACCCCGCACCAGGCCGCGAAGGCGGGCGGCGGCAGGCTCGGCGGCCCCCTCGCCGCCCTGCCCTGGGCGCTGCCCGCCTTCGCTCTCGTCGGTGTCCTGCTCGTCTACCCGTTCTTCCGCAGCGTCTACGGAAGCCTCTTCGAGGACAACGGCTTCACCAGCAGCTACACCGGGCTCGACAACTACGCCCGCCTCGCCGACGACCCGGTCTTCGGCAGGTCGGTCCTCAACACGCTGATGTGGGTGGCGGGGACCCTGCTCCTGCCCGTCCTGGCCGGACTCCTCATCGCCGTCGCCACCCACCGGATGCGGTTCGGCGGCATCGCGCAGCTGATCATCGTGCTGCCGTTCGCGATCTCGGGCGCGGCCACCGCCGTGCTGTGGAACTTCATGCTGACGTCCGACGGCGCGGTCAACCAGGTGCTGCGCGGCGTCGGCCTCGACAGCTGGGCGCAGACGTGGCTCCTGGAGTGGCCGCAGAACACCCTCGCGATGATCGTCGCCAGCACCTGGCAGGCCACCGGCCTGAACGTCGTCCTCTTCGCGATCGGCCTGCGCGCCATCCCGCGCGAGACCGTCGAGGCCGCCGAACTGGACGGCGCGAGCGGCTGGCGCATGTTCCGGCACATCACCCTGCCCCAACTGCGCGCCGTGACCGTCGTGGTGGTCGGCATGGCCATCGTCAACAGCCTCAAGGCGTTCGACATGATCTGGATCCTCACCAAGGGCGGCCCGTCCCGCTCCTCGGAGACCCTCGCGCTGAGCATGTACCGCGAGACGTTCCGGCTGTTCCACGTGGGCTACGGCTCGGCGATCGCGCTCGTCCTCTCCGCGATCGTCGTCGCCTCGTCCTGGATGTACCTGCGCCACCAGATGCCCGACACCGGCACGGCGAAGAGCTGA
- a CDS encoding ABC transporter substrate-binding protein, with the protein MSGSRHASMDRRTLLVAAAAGALATACATAEGLPSGEVAVLGDSTAWEKPMTAAGAAMKSVAALRLVPEVNPSLESFEQIVRSSLRTDKTPDMLKYWSGYRLQDLARTGGIEDLTGQWDRAAARGWVEPSLREAFTYRRRVYGLPMNLAYWVIFYNPQVFREHGIEAPQTWDGFLGACGRLKKAGITPLHGTAADRWPSFIWFQEILSRQDPRFYQDLMNGRERYTDPRAERALRTIASFFDKDWFTPMDLSHTDAAAALVRGTVGMVACGTWLGSTLAAAGGRPGKNLDAFVLPMADPGARPSVVFESSALVATVKGPDRTEALKATGTWLHPTVMKAFSHTLQDGCPNPKVAPANPVIAGLAEKVRGDRLWLLNRFWEQGPPELVEATVDDLAGFLLNPSSYRETLRTMQDRADDAWQVWREAEET; encoded by the coding sequence ATGTCAGGTAGTCGTCACGCGTCGATGGACCGCCGCACCCTGCTCGTCGCCGCAGCGGCCGGCGCGCTCGCCACCGCCTGCGCCACCGCCGAGGGACTGCCCTCGGGCGAGGTCGCCGTGCTCGGCGACAGCACCGCCTGGGAGAAGCCGATGACCGCCGCGGGGGCGGCCATGAAGTCCGTCGCGGCGCTGCGCCTGGTGCCCGAGGTCAACCCGTCCCTCGAGTCGTTCGAGCAGATCGTGCGGTCCTCGCTGCGCACCGACAAGACGCCGGACATGCTCAAGTACTGGTCCGGCTACCGGCTCCAGGACCTGGCCCGCACCGGAGGCATCGAGGACCTGACGGGCCAGTGGGACAGGGCCGCCGCCAGGGGCTGGGTGGAACCCTCGCTGCGGGAGGCGTTCACCTACCGGCGACGCGTGTACGGCCTGCCGATGAACCTCGCCTACTGGGTGATCTTCTACAACCCGCAGGTCTTCCGCGAGCACGGCATCGAGGCCCCGCAGACCTGGGACGGGTTCCTCGGCGCGTGCGGGCGCCTGAAGAAGGCGGGCATCACGCCGCTGCACGGCACCGCGGCCGACCGCTGGCCCTCCTTCATCTGGTTCCAGGAGATCCTCAGCCGCCAGGACCCGCGGTTCTACCAGGACCTGATGAACGGCCGCGAGCGCTACACCGACCCGCGGGCCGAACGCGCCCTGCGCACCATCGCCTCCTTCTTCGACAAGGACTGGTTCACACCCATGGACCTGAGCCACACCGACGCGGCCGCCGCCCTGGTGCGCGGCACGGTGGGCATGGTCGCCTGCGGCACCTGGCTCGGCTCCACCCTCGCGGCCGCGGGCGGCAGACCCGGCAAGAACCTCGACGCGTTCGTGCTCCCCATGGCCGACCCCGGCGCCCGCCCCAGCGTCGTCTTCGAGTCCAGCGCCCTCGTCGCCACCGTCAAGGGCCCCGACCGCACCGAGGCGCTGAAGGCCACCGGGACCTGGCTGCACCCCACCGTCATGAAGGCGTTCTCGCACACTCTCCAGGACGGCTGCCCCAACCCGAAGGTCGCACCCGCCAACCCCGTCATCGCAGGCCTCGCCGAGAAGGTGCGCGGTGACAGACTGTGGCTCCTCAACCGCTTCTGGGAACAGGGCCCGCCCGAACTCGTCGAGGCGACCGTCGACGACCTCGCCGGCTTCCTGCTGAACCCGTCCTCATACCGCGAGACGCTCCGCACCATGCAGGACCGCGCCGACGACGCCTGGCAGGTCTGGCGGGAGGCGGAGGAGACATGA
- a CDS encoding aminoglycoside adenylyltransferase family protein, with protein MTQTDNVVRLVRDVLGDADLVGVYPHGSAVLGGLRPHSDIDLLVVARRPTTAGQRQALTDGLLALSGSGAPGEPLRPVELTVTVQDDVRPWTYPPRSEFQYGEWLREAYLRGLTPEPGSDPDLAVLLTMVLRGGTALRGPSPEQVLDPVPPADVTRAMVAGVPGLLAELDTDTRNVLLTLARIWTTLATGDITSKDAAADWVLARLPVEHRPVMARARAVYLGLAEERWDDLLPQVKPHAQYVVREIDRLSHPS; from the coding sequence GTGACGCAGACCGACAACGTGGTGCGCCTGGTGCGCGACGTGCTGGGCGACGCCGACCTCGTGGGCGTCTACCCGCACGGCTCGGCCGTCCTCGGCGGCCTGCGCCCGCACAGCGACATCGACCTGCTCGTCGTCGCCCGCCGCCCCACCACCGCGGGACAGCGCCAGGCCCTGACCGACGGGCTGCTCGCCCTCTCCGGCAGCGGCGCCCCGGGCGAGCCCCTGCGCCCCGTCGAGCTGACGGTCACCGTCCAGGACGACGTCCGCCCCTGGACGTACCCTCCCCGCAGCGAATTCCAGTACGGGGAGTGGCTGCGCGAGGCGTACCTGCGCGGCCTGACTCCCGAACCCGGATCCGACCCGGACCTCGCGGTCCTGCTCACCATGGTGCTGCGCGGCGGGACCGCTCTCCGGGGGCCGTCGCCGGAGCAGGTCCTCGACCCGGTCCCGCCCGCGGACGTCACCCGAGCGATGGTCGCCGGCGTCCCCGGCCTGCTCGCCGAGCTGGACACCGACACCCGCAACGTCCTGCTCACCCTCGCCCGCATCTGGACGACGCTCGCGACGGGCGACATCACGTCCAAGGACGCGGCGGCCGACTGGGTCCTCGCCCGTCTTCCCGTCGAACACCGGCCGGTTATGGCCCGCGCCCGCGCCGTCTACCTCGGCCTGGCGGAGGAGCGCTGGGACGACCTCCTCCCGCAGGTGAAACCGCACGCCCAGTACGTCGTCCGGGAGATCGACCGGCTGTCCCACCCGTCCTGA